A window of Acipenser ruthenus chromosome 32, fAciRut3.2 maternal haplotype, whole genome shotgun sequence genomic DNA:
TAAACAGCTGCTGTTAACGAGCGGTGTACAGTGAACTGCACAGGGAGTTTACCcgctagtctctgtgagtcgctttggataaaatatAAGGGGACCATTTGGCACCTTGTGCAgggggacagttcaggcttttcagctcacaccccagtgcattctgggtgcataagaacataagaaagtttccaaacgagaggaggcccccattcagcccatcttgctcgtttggttgttaatagcttattgatcccagaatctcatcaagcagcttcttgaaggatcccagggtgtcagcttcaacaacattactggggagttggttccagagcctcgcaattctctgtgtaaaaaagtgcctcctattttctgttctgaatgcccctttatctaatctccatttgtgacccctggtccttgtttcttttttcaggtcaaagaagtcccctgggtcgacattgtcaacccagtgcattctgggCCGTTTTTATCTGtcaacccagtgcattctggtccgttttacctgtctcaggtaccattcttacctttgagaagcaggactacgcttaccagaatgcactggggtgtgaACTAAAAAACGGAACTGTCccgctgttatttatttatttatttatttatttatttatttaattctatcaatctaaaattctaggtgaatgcaaaacttttggccagctCTGTAAAGATATGGGCGCTAAAGTCACGCCTGCCCGGACAGCGTTTTTCTGTCTCGGGTGTTCTCGCAGTTTCCGTGTGACCGGCACGGCAGAGAAGAAAAAACGTTATCACGTGTTCTTGTGCCGTCAGTCAAATCCTTTCGCCGCAGGAACTGTTTGAGGTCaaatgatcaaattcaaataacgCTTGGGAAGTAAAACAAATCCttttatttttgagtgtgtgTCGCCCTCGCTATCTAAAAATGCAAATATAGACCTGCTTTTAAATCCGATCCatccctggtttcactaggagtttaataatcagacacatctgagcttgttagctagacacactgggggctgatcaagctggtagcagtgaaacctggaatggatcacactgctgtgcaataggatccTTGAGAAATTACATTGAAagatgaagcaaaatgagttcattctatagagtgatgctaAACTTGCTTGTTCCTTTATCAGATGGAGCACATCAAACGAGCAAACCGACTGTACACCAATGACTCGATCTTCCTGAAGAAATCCCTCTACATCCCGGTCTTGACCAATCCGGAGGCTCCCTCGAGCAGCCAGTCAGAGGCCGGGAAAGAGGAGGGGGCGGGGCCGCCGCAGGGAGAGAACGGCTCGTCGGCCAATGGGGCGGGAGGAGGCGGGGCCGGCGACTTGTCTGCCGCGGACTTCCTGAAGAGATTGGACGGCCTGATCAGCCAATCAAAAGAGGCGGCCATTAAAAAGATccaggagggaggagagaagggGTGAGAGATCAGTTTTATTTTTGAAGTTACTGAATTGGCCTCCCTGATGCTTGAGTCAACCTAACAGGGCGTAACAATGCTGAACACTTGCATGgccagctatggccaaaagtttagcatcacctagaattggaGCGAATAAGAAGGAACGAGCTtgctttggtaaaaaaaaaaaaaaaaaaaaaaatgttttttttttcttttcttcagattACTGGAAGGCGACGCCCCTTTTCGCGCGTCGGCCTATCACAGCTCTCGAGGGCAGAGCTCCTCCCCCCGGACGCAGCAGCGCGCCCTATTGGGTCCCGTTCCGCTGACAAAGACCCGGCTCACTAAGTCTCTGCGGGACCACGAGGACGAAATCTTCAAACTTTGATACTGTCATGTCCGTCCTgtcccctatagaatgaactacgGTTCCCAGCATGCCTGTGCGCCTGCAGCAAcggcgagggatgctgggagctgtagttctttatgccgCGGTCTCGTACCACAAGCGATGCAACAGTTAAGCGTCCCCTTATGGAATTCATGTAGCTCcatagagtcgaatgaaacctgctgaataatgtcacgctAACATTTTAAATTCCatgcatttcgaaatctaacatgaaatactgtctaTTAGGGCTCACTTATAAAGTGACCAGGCAGAGTACAGTGTTGTTAGTGTAGCTCCATTCTTCCCTAGAGGCAAATACACGTGCTGCACGACTACTGTATAAAAACAGTCCATTCATAATTGTGTCATTTGATTTTAGAGTTGTTTATTAACACGGCTGTGTTTTTCTTACACTGTGCgtaatgcaattttttttacacctcttgtttaaaataatatgtttttattaatgtttagatttttattgtataattataaaacgtttttttttttttgtcaattgcgccattttctttttttggggagAAAATGTTCACTTGTTTTTTGCTAcgttagaatttgaaagtgttgtTACGTTATTTGGCCACCAGATGGGGCTAAAAACCCCCCGATGTTAGCCTCGAAGCGCAATAAAAAAAGGGGAAGTCATTTTTAACCGCGCCTTCCTAGTATCTGTTAGATTTTCTGCACGGCGCAAACTTGCATTGACTGAAAGCGAGAGAGTCAATTAAATACGTTTCCCTGTTTCTGTTTTATAGAATCTTTCTGTCTTAACCATCAGGTACCAAATAAACGTGTCTTTGtgggggaaaaacacacacacactcacaagctGTGTTTATGTTGATACATTCAAAATGTGATTTCTGTCTCAATTTTTATGTTTTGAAAACTTTCATTTTGGTTACAAATGGCCGCGTCCGATTTTGATGCGTAGCCAAGTTAGTTAGACATGCCTGTAACCAGAGCGGTGAAATTTCACACCGGCTATGAAGCTGAACACAGAGACAATTTAGAGTTATCATCACTGCGGGGGGGGAAAACACACCCAAGGAAAGGATCATTTTGAGGCTTCAGTTTCTCAATTTATATCGAGGCGTCTTTACATTGAGGGCTGTGTTTGCTGAATTATTAGCAGTGCCGTTTAGACTTTAGCGGTGAACAAAAACAGAGgcagttatcataacaatatagttaaagagaataTGAAAAACAACAGGGAGGTGCCAGTTGAAAAAACGACATGATTTAATACTGAAGTAACGTCATAGTTCTGGACCTGTACAGATTTTGAAACCCgcgtctttaaaaataaataaataaagactatCTGTTTGCATAAcgggttaaagaaagctctaactttttaaaaaattattattatttaatactttTGCATTTTTGCACCGTTTCCCCCTCCTGAATCATTTcattggctgcaaagcatgtcagtcactaAGGGAAGCATTTGATTGGTTAACAGCATAAACAAGGGGCTGGGGGACAGTTTTAATCTGCAGGTGAAAtgatcaaggaagtgcaacactatgtAATTTTTTAGAGGGTGTGGAgtgatgtacacaaaaggtttaaattattaattttatttcagtACGTTTCGGATGGATCTTTTGTCCTtaacgtcctgaaataaaacacatggtCTTTTTTTCTCTTCAAGTCCTAGTTGCTTGCCATGTAACCGAGGCTAGATCAGATAAATTGCCTTCCTTTACAGCAGGAAGCACCATCTGGCGCTCTAACCCGTTTGAATggagttttatttagttttgactGCAATACACtggctgtccactagatggtgctactGCTAACTAATATAGAGACACATCTGCTGATTCTAGCCTGCATTACAGATAAGCAACAAGAACTGAAACTCCTACACAAAGCAACTGAAGTCAatacaagctttaaaaaaaaactccacagAATCACTACAAAAGTACGACATCATAAAAAcagaacagtaaaaacaaaatcaaagaaCATGTCATTTACTTTCAAGACCACAGCTATGGCTGTAAAGGTTTTTCATCGGCCACTAGGaataaactcattttgctttatagagtcgaatgaaacctgctgaataatgttacgttaacattttgaattacacaccaccgctttgtatagttttccagatacttaaccaAACAAAAATCGAACAATGTGACGTttcaaaatctagcatgaaatactgtactgctgtgaTGGCttccttctggtagacttttgtagtttctttgattacatgaggttaaataaaacatctaaattatgttcataaactttttttttttaatgatgtctcgatcctaagattctaggtgatgcaaacatttgaccacagctgtatttCAACTGCTCAGACGAGACCTGCAGAGAATGGAAATTCACAACAAGGAGTGGAAAGCGATTTCTTTTCTTAGCTAGAACATCTTCGCTGGAACTGGGCGTTGTCGCATTTTACAGTAAAAGCTTGCAGCATtgatatataaaatgaaaaaaaaaggtctttaCAGAATTAAAACATTTACCGAACTGCATGGAGAATTAAAGTTTCCAACGGTGTTAttaaactttaataataataacaattaaaaaaaatagacaaaacaaaaaaacacatttaaaagcacaaaccaaatcagatttttttttttttaacaatacagaATGGTACACTGTTTTGAAATGGGTTCAGTCTCCTGGTCATGGCTATTAAATCCAGCCAGCTTTGCCAGTTACAGAGAATCATATTGATAACTAGATATGATATCAGATATCACAAAAGTATTACAATGGCTGGGGTGGATAGTTTTGCATTAGATCTCAGATAAAATATTGGTATTAAAAATAGCCTAGAATTCCCAATTCTGTATTTATACTGCATGTAAAACAATTGTCCGTTCTTGTCAAGTCCATAAAACATATAGAGGCTCGCTGGTCCAGTGATTAGAGAaagggggcttgataccaggaggttcaactcccagcttagccactgactccctgtgtgtgtgtgtgtgtgtgtgtgtgtgtgtgtgtgtgtgaccctgagcaagtcactgaacctgcttgtgctccgtccttcggatgagacgtcaaacaaacgagctcctattggaagtgactctgcagcagcagcagttgttgatgatgcatagttcaccccccctagtctctgtaagtctctttggataaaagcgtctgctaaattacaaaaaaaaagtctttttttttcagtagcaGTTCCTCCCTGTCTCCACAAGGGCGGCGCCCTATAGCTTGCCCTCCTCCACCAGTTTGTTCATAGCCGTGCAGATCTTTTGTAGGTGGCCCTTGAACGGGCCCTTGGGGTTGTAGAGCTGGGTCAGGAGCTCTTTGTCGGAGAAGTGGTTGAAAACGTGGTTGATTCTTCCGTGGGATTTGGGGGTCAGATGTTTGTCCACCAGTTTCAAAAGCAAGTCCCGACAATCAGTGAGCAGCTCTGACATCACGGCCTTGTCGAAGGTAAATtcaacctgcaaaaaaaaaaaaaaaattaacatccagcgccatctagtgttcAGCTACTTCGGATCAAAATCCCTTTTCTACTaagcttttaatatatatatatatatatttttttaaaaaaaagctttttatttaagtttttttctaatttaaactgtgtcattttttttggttgttaatTCCAATTTTATTACATTCTTATTACAATGATCTAGGACAGCGGTTCCCAACCCAAGGGgagcccctgtgtgtgtctgctggtCTTCATAACCAACTGAGCTCTCAACTACTGaaccagacccttcattgaactgacaATTTGCttcattagacctttttaattgttctcagctcttaaacagctgcagagttcaagttgcttatcaaatgttacagctGACTTGAAATCTGCACCTgattaagagctgaaaacaagtctaATTAAACAAACGATCaattcaatgaagggtctagttccataattgagagctcagacacccttatccagggcgacttacaattgttacaagatatcacattatatttacatacaattccccatttatacagtactggagcaatctaggtaaagtaccttgctcaaaggtacagcagcagtgtacccccacctgggattgaacccacgaccctccggtcaagagtccagagcccctaaccactactccactctgctgcccagttgggatgaaaaccagcagacacacacacagagggggcTCCCCTCAGGACCGGGGCTGGGAACAGCTGATCTAGGAGGTTAGACAGTCTACAGACGTGGACGGTGTGGACTCAGCTGTCCAGCGGGCGGCGCTGTCTTTGTGAAGCGGGCTTTACCTCGTAGAAGCTGATGGCGGTCATTGCTCCGTGATGCAGCTTCTTCTTGAACTCCTCTGCCAGCCGCAGCTCGTCAGCGCTGAACTTGTTGTGTCTGTAGAGCACTCCGATCTTCACCGCCACCTTCACCAGGTCCTTCATGATCTTGTGAGCCTCTCCGCGGTTCCCCGTGTACTCCTTCGACACCCGGTACAGCTCGTCCAGGATCTCGCTGCTCGTGTCGTCCACGAACATGTGGGCCATTGACTTGCTGGCCATGCGGCTCAGAATCTTCTTCTGAACCTGCATGGCCACGTCTTTCGAGCTGAAAGCTTCCATGAGCAGCTGGGGAGAGTGAGGAGCGTGATTAaacactgagaggtatggtaaagcatagggaagcattgtaaagcacagagaggtctggtaaagcatagggaagcattgtaaagcacagagaggtctggtaaagcatagggaagcattgtaaagcacagagaggtctggtaaagcatagggaagcactgtaaagcacagagagatatggtaaagcatagggaagcattgtaaagcacagagaggtctggtaaagcatagggaagcattgtaaagcacagagaggtctggtaaagcacagggaagcattgtaaagcacagagaggtgtggtaaagcatagggaagcattgtaaagcacagagaggtcaggtaaagcatagggaagcattgtaaagcacagagaggtctggtaaagcatagggaagcattgtaaagcacagagaggcatggtaaagcatagggaagcattgtaaagcacagagaggtctggtaaagcatagggaagcattgtaaagcacagagaggtctggtaaagcatagggaagcattgtaaagcacagagaggtctggtaaagcatagggaaacattgtaaagcacagagaggtctggtaaagcatagggaagcattgtaaagcacagagaggtctggtaaagcataggaaagcattgtaaagcacagagaggtgtgataaagcatagggaagcattgtaaagcacagagaggtgtgataaagcatagggaagcattgtaaagcacagagaggtctggtaaagcatagggaagcattgtaaagcacagagaggtgtggtaaagcatagggaagcattgtaaagcacagagaggtgtggtaaagcatagggaagcattgtaaagcacagagaggtctggtaaagcatagggaagcattgataGACGACGCTCGCGTTAAAATATAATGATAGGTGTTGGAAAAATGACTTTAAAACGTAGAAAACTgcacttatatttaaaaacctaaaCGTACCTCcgctgttttgttttcaaacacacttccaCTTGAAAATAGCGAAACTTGGGGAAGTTGGAgcaaaaatgtgttattattattattattattattattattattattattattattattatatgtcatGTTTTTGCTCAAAATGGCCGACTTCCCAGTGTTTTGGTGTGTTTAACACgactttgtcaagggaaagtgtgtttgaaaacaaacagtggaggtgcttataggcttttgatgccctGGTGGCAACTACACTCGCTTattctatataaataaatacataaatacataaataaatacataaataaataaatacatcaacagaCACCGCTTGTCTGCAGCTGGCCTTAGCGTGCTGCCTGACCGGAGATGTTTTTACTGGGGGTGTGACGATAGGAAAGGCCCTGGTGTGGGATTACCAGGGTCGGAGAAGGCCTCAGGCATTGTTGACTCGGGAGTTCCTTCCCCAGCATTGTTCTAAACCCGACTTCCTGTCATTATGTCAATGCGGAAacgcaattttaaaaaaaaacacaagcgaGAACGCTCGCAGTCTGCAGAGAGAGATGAGCCTGAGCATAATGGGAGGCTTGGGGGTCCAGTGGTTTAGAGAAagggggctcgataccaggaggttcaaatcccagctcagccactgactccctgtgtgtgtgtgtgtgtgtgtgtgtgtgtgcgtgtgtgtgtgtgtgtgaatgtgtgaccctgagcaagtcacttcacctccttgtgctccgtccttcggatgagacgtaaaacaaacaagctcctattggaagtgactctgcagcagcagcagttgttgatgaagcagagttcaccctcctagtctctgtaagtccctaagtgtctgctaaatgactcaataataatatcagaacaccccattgcttctgtagttttgatttactGTGCgtctgaaatcaaaccactggaactgaaaatcttggaaaaattGTCCAAACAGGCAAATTAGTCActgtctaattgaattgatgactttaataggcaattcatttaaaacagtaaagagaaaaggaacacagagccacacacggtaaaacgcaggagactttttagaagtggtttaagacgcctgattaaagcacaaagtggtctgacgttttcacacacgagtgtgtttctatatccctgattactgagcggagttgaaattctcacacacagaggtgttttcatgcaggcgggtgTATAGAGGATATCAATGACAGATCTGGAGGCGTTCTGAGAAAGGTGCACTCTGCTGTTATcgataaatcaatcaatcaatcaatcaatcaatcaatcaatcaatcaatcaatcaatcaatcaatgtgtGACGTACTGAATTATCCGCTGGACCGCTGTCTCTCGCAGTGATCTGCTGACTGTACAGCATATAGGACAGCAAAAGAAAGATTTCATCTGTGGGTAgcgaaacagaaaaaaaaccacacactgcATTCATCTGAAAATATACTTTGTCGTTTACAATGAAGCTTGTAAAGGCAGGAGACCCACGAATCTGTGGCCTTCGtagcttaaaaaatgaatatcTTCCAGCGGTAAGAGTCTTTCTGTTCTGTAAATACTGGAATTGAATCTGACTCATGCGGGGCATTCTACAGTGTAAGCCGTGTCAGACTGGTCTCTCACAGCATTATAAGGGAAACTAAACTGTGGGATACCAAGTAAAAAAATTACCCAAAATTTGACGGAACTTCCCCTAAGATTACACCACAGAGAGGATGAGAACCTCCCATTTTCTTACTGTCTTTTTTCAGCCtcaccaccagcacagagcagagggaggctgttcagagagtataagagcctccctttctctttctctgctccaccagcacagagcagagggaggctgttcagagagtataagagcctcccttttctctttctctgctccaccagcacagagcagagggaggctgttcagagagtataagagcctccctttctctttctctgctccaccagcacagagcagagggaggctgttcagagagtataagagcctccctttctctttctctgctccaccagcacagagcagagggaggctgttcagagagcataagagcctccctttctctttctctgctccaccaccagcacagagcagagggaggctgttcacagagtagaagagcctccctttctctttctctgctccgccagcacagagcagagggaggctgttcagagagtataagagcctccctttctctttctctgctccaccagcacagagcagagggaggctgttcagagagtataagagcctccctttctctttctctgctccgccagcacagagcagagggaggctgttcagagagtataagagcctcccttttctctttctctgctccaccaccagtacagagcagagggaggctgttaagcAAGCATAAGAGCCAATTATTTTACTAACATTAGCAGGAAACTAAAAACGTCTAGATATTTTTGACTCTCCAAATCAAGCAAGTTTCGAAACTGGGCTCCGGGCGGTTGCCAGGGTAACCGAGCGCTCTGGGAAACGCCCCCTTTGCGTTTCCAGCCTCCTGATTGGCTGGGCCATGCTGTGGTTGCAGTTAAGAACAAACATGTTTCCTGTCAGCAGATTTCGGTCTGTCAGAAAGGAACTGAAAACTCAGACCATGTGGACACAAAATAATCTTTAGTGGCAACGAGACAGTGACTCTCCGAGAGCAAAGCGATCCTTCTGTGGTGTCTGAGGGAATCGCAATGATAGGAACGGACCCACCTTTATGTGTTAAAGAGCTGTACCAGTGAGCAATTCAAAAAGAGCCTTTCACATAATATCTACAGACATGCCTatacagctgagagagagagagagagtgagagacagagagagagagagagagagagagagagagagagagagagagagagagagagagagagagagacagagagagagagagagagagagagagagagagagatgggtaAACCTCAGATCTTGCTGAGACAAGCACCATAGTGGTATGCATAACTCAGGCAAGCTGTCACAAGCCCCACTCAGACTGTGCTCCGTGGAAACACAGCTAGTTTACCTACTTGAATCCTATAGACtccgtccagtccagggcaggcttgaggcacggagactgaactgctccctccctccctccctcacccccctaagagaaagggtgctccctccagtccagggtaggcttgaggcatagagactgaactgctccctccctccctccctcaccccccctaaagagaaagggtgctccctccagtccagggcaggcttgaggaacggagactgaactgctccctccctccctccctccctcaccccttctaagagaaagggtgctcctttCCTGTCCTGGTGTGCATGCAGTCCTACAGTTACCCTACCCCTTGAGCCTAGCTCgctctgagcttgtctggagactcCTAACTGCTTAGTTTTGATCAAGCTTCCTCATGCCATTCAAACCAGCTGCTTTGTGACGTCAACGAGTCTGAAAATCGCTTTAGATTTTTACGGCAAAAAACGATCGCTCTTCACAACGGCAGTGTCCGGGCTCCTCAGATTAGTCTCCCCGCCGCTGGTATCGTTCATACCTGAAGATGATGTTAAAACACGACGAGGCGAAGGTGGGCATGCAAGCTAGGTCACTCACGGCCTGCAGTGAcacagcctggattcgaacctgcgatctccaggctatggggcgcctcctgcactccacgcggagcccCTAATAAACGAGACCTCGGTCTCCATGGACTAAATCTCCCGGTCggaaagatttaacaaaaaaaaaggatgtcGAATTTAGCACGGGAAATCCTGCTGTGACATAACAGGCAGCTGTTTAATGCCCTGCGTTTGTAACATACCCCAGATACCTAAACACATTTCGAAGCCCTCGGCTATCTGTATCTTtctcctgtgtgctatttgaagATAAATAACTATAAACATTTACTACAGTGAATCTGATTGGTCATTTCTCATGCTTTTCCGTTGGCTGTACTATgcgtttgccatgtttttaatatgctttaccagacctctctgtgctttacaatgcttccctatgctttaccagacctctctgtgctttacaatgcttccctatgctttaccagacctctctgctttacaatgcttccctatgcttta
This region includes:
- the LOC117971315 gene encoding lysM and putative peptidoglycan-binding domain-containing protein 1-like; translation: MSLGRPPSSSSSSSSSSSSSSSSSSLGGEGLLSGSRTRSYGSLVHSPVRERQLEHLVQPGETLQGLALKYGVTMEHIKRANRLYTNDSIFLKKSLYIPVLTNPEAPSSSQSEAGKEEGAGPPQGENGSSANGAGGGGAGDLSAADFLKRLDGLISQSKEAAIKKIQEGGEKGLLEGDAPFRASAYHSSRGQSSSPRTQQRALLGPVPLTKTRLTKSLRDHEDEIFKL
- the LOC117395400 gene encoding tumor necrosis factor, alpha-induced protein 8-like protein 2 A, with the protein product MEAFSSKDVAMQVQKKILSRMASKSMAHMFVDDTSSEILDELYRVSKEYTGNRGEAHKIMKDLVKVAVKIGVLYRHNKFSADELRLAEEFKKKLHHGAMTAISFYEVEFTFDKAVMSELLTDCRDLLLKLVDKHLTPKSHGRINHVFNHFSDKELLTQLYNPKGPFKGHLQKICTAMNKLVEEGKL